GGTCCGACGAGCGGGAGCTGATCGGGCGTGACGGTGGTCGTCCCGACCCAACTGCGGAGTGCGGGGATGCGTCCCAGTTGAGGAACGACGGCGATGGCGGCGTCGATGTTGCCGGCGAGTGATTCCCGCATGAACTCCGGCCGTGTGGCGAAGTCAGGTTGCCCATCGGCTGCGCGAAGGAGCCTTGCTGCCCAGCCCCCGCCGATCAGCACATTGCCATCGGGCACCTGCTTCAAGGAGAGTCGGGTGCCGGCGTGCTGCACCAGATGGGCGATGAACGAGGGCGTCCGCACACTCGCCGTCATGGTGAGTGCGAGCGGGATCGTCGGAAGCACCGCATCGACCATATCCCCGAGAGCCGTCGTCCACACTCCCGCGGCGATGACCACGGCCTTCGCGTGCACTTCTCGGGTGGTCCGATGCTCGGCGACGCCCTCGGCGAGCGTGGCTCGCCAACCCGACCCGTCCCGACGCAGCGAGGTCACCTCGCACCGACTTCTGATGTCAGCACCCGCTCGGATCGCCGCACGCGCGAGCGCCGGGGCCGCGGTGCGGGTGTCCGCCTTCCCCTCGAGCGGGCAGAACGCCGCCGCGACGATCGATTCGGAAAGATACGGAGCGATCTCACGCGCTTCGCTCCCGTCGAGCATCTGGACGTCCAACCCCCACGCGCGCTCGATCTCGGCCTTCTGCTCGAGCAGTCGGGCCTGTGCCGTGGTTTCGGCGAGCATGAACCCTCCGGTTCGACGCACATCAATCGCCTCACCGGTCTCTTCGGCGAGCCGGCTCCACAGGCGAGCCGCATCGAGATGCAACGGCATTGCTTCCGCAGCCTTCCGCGCCGCCTCGATGCCGTGCTCCATCATGCGGTACTCGAGCTGGTAGTGCAGGCTTCCCGCGTTCTGTCCCGAGGCGTGCTGATTGATCTGATCCCGCTCGGCGAGCATCACGGTGCCACCGTCGCGCGCGATCATCCACGCGGTGGCGCACCCGAGCAAACCGCCGCCGATGACGAGCGCATCGACCCGCGAGCTCATGGCACCGGCTGGGTCTCGATACCCAGCCCCTGGAGTGTGCGAGCGACGCGGTCCACCTCCTCGGCGGTGAGCTCGAGGAGCGGATCCCGCACGTAACCCGCTGGAACTCCCCGGAGTTTCAGTGCCGTCTTCATGATGGCCTGCTGATTGCCGAACTGCGCCCCGTAGTCGGGGTGAAACCACGAGAGCATCAGCACCCGATCGCGCTCTCCCAAGGCGATCGCACGCGCACGATCCCCGGCTGCAATCGCCCGCCAGAAGTCGGGTTGGTCAGCACCGAGGACCCCTCCGGAGCCCATGAGCCCATCTCCGTGACCGAGCAGAGCGAGATCTGCACCGAGCTCGCTGCTGGGCAGTCCGAAGTAACGAACTCTCGATTCCAACCGATACATGCCGTCCAGGAAGGCGGAGAAGTCACCCGTCGAGTTCTTGACGGCCACGACGTGTTCGAGGTCGGCCAACTCATCGAGAAGCTCGACACCCATGTCGACCACACAGCCACGCGGCCAGTTGTAGACGGTGATCGGAATGTCCGTCGCGTCGGACACGGCACGATAGAACGCGACGATCTCCCGCCGATTCGGCACAACATAGGGCGGTGGCGTCAGCAGGATCCCATCGAGACCGGCGCGCTCTGCGGCATGCGCGTGGGCGATGGCTTCGGCCGCGGTGAACGCGTTGCATGCGCCGATCACCACCAGATCGTCGGATCGGAAGGCCGCACCGGCGGCGAAGAGCGACGCGCGTTCCTCCGAGGACAGACTGAACCACTCCCCGCTGGTTCCCGCGAGAATGACGCCGTGCATGCGCTCCGCGACGAGCCAGCTCATTTGCTCGGCGAATGCATCGAGATCGAGCGCACCCGTTTGGGAGAAGGGGGTGGTGATCGCCGGGATGTACCCGGTCCAGTTCACCGAACTGCGATCCATGAGTGGCCTTTCTGAAGTGGAGGAGAGGGGCGGTGCGCGGTTACGAGGTACCGGGATCCAGATCCTGAGCGTGATGGTGCACGATCCTCCACCCGTGATCGTCCCGTCTCAGCACATCAGTGACGCGAACTGTTTCCGTGACGGGCGAGCGTTCATCTGCGCGCACCTCCAGCACGTAGCGCACCACGCCGGTATCTCCCCATGCATCGCTGACGATGTGGGTGGGTGTGACGATCGGCACCGGAGCCGTGCGAGCCGCAGCCGGAATCGCGGGACCGCGCAACTCATCGAGCTCCGCGATCCCCCGAAGGAGTCGCGGGTCGGCCGTCTCCCACACCGTCACAGTGGGGTGAAGCCGACGATCAAACGCCTCCCGATCCCCCAGCCCCTGGTAGAGCGCCTCGATGGTGTCGACGAGCTCCTGAGCTCCTGTGATGGCGGTCATATTGAGTCCTTCGCGGTGTCAGTGGTGGAGGTGCGTCCTGAGTTCGCGAGTAGCTCAGCCAACGGCGCGAGCCCCATCGGGCCCCAGGAAAGCGCATCGTGATGAAATGTCTTGAGGTCGAAGTCTCCGCGGGCTTCTGCGTCCTCCCGAAGCCCATTCCATAGCCGCTGACCAGCTTTGAAGGCAAGTGCCTGGCCGGGCCAGGCGAGATACCGATCCACCTCGAACTGCGCTGTCTGCTCAGAGGTGAGCGCAAGCTCGACCAGCATGCGTCGAGCCAGTTCGGGGGTCCACTCGAGCTCCGTCGTGAATCTGTTCTCGGGCACCGGGCGACCGGTGTGGAGACCGATATCCGCGATGACCCGTACCGCCCGCCAGATCTGGCCGAGCAGCATCCCCAGGAGTTCACCGTCGGACCGCAGAAGCCCTAGCTCCTCGGACAACTGCTCGGAATAATGCGCCCACCCTTCCGCGTACCCGTGCACCTCGCAGAGCGCGCGCTGCCACGGGTGCAGGGCAACATTGGCCCGGTTGATGGTGTGTTCGAGGTGGTGACCCGGTACACCCTCGTGGTGCATCGACGTCACTTCTTTCCAGGTGGAAATCGAGGTCTCGTCGCGCGGAATCGTCCAGACCACCCGCGCCGGGTGGGAGCCATCGGGCGCCCCGGGTGTGTAGTAGACGACTCCTGCCGCGGCGCGGGTGACGTCGCACACGACATCGTGAATCGCTGGCGGAATGTCGAACGCCGCACCGTCGAGCGCGCTGATCGTGTCACCGATCCGTGATTCGAGCCACGCCCGAATCGCCGACTCGTCGGACAGGGCGCCCGCCTGATCCTCGTCGAGTCGAGCCGCCGCACGTCGCAGCAGCGCACTCGCGGGCTCAGAAGTCTCGTCGCGCTCTGCGACGCCGAGCACGCGGGCTGCGACCTGAGTCGCACGTGCGACGAGACGGTCGAGCTCGCTCCACCCGTAGGCACTCAACTCATCGAGATCGACATCAGCGCCGAGAAAACTCCGAGCCGTTGCAAGGTAGACCGACGCACCGACCGCGTCGTTCGTCGGGGCCTCGAGGCGTAGCGGCCCTCGCAAGAACTCCGCGAACGCGGTGTAGGCGTGGCTTGCGCGATCCTGAGCGGTCCGGGCACGCACGACGAGGTCGGCAGGTGCGTCCGCGGCGATCGGCATCGAGCGGAAGAAATCCATGCCGTCCGGGTCGAGCCAGCCGTCAATCTGCCCCGCCAACACCTCAAGCTGGCGTTCGGCGACCACACCCCCTCCTGCGAACGTCCCTCGTGCACCTTCTTCCGCCGCCCAGATCAGTCGTCGCTGGAGCTGTTGCAGCGTTTCCGGAACCGCTTCGAGACGCTCGACAACCGCCCGCCCGTGCGCAGCATCGATGATGACACCGTCGAATGACTCCCGCACCGTATGCGCGGGGCTTGCAAGCGGGGCGACGAGCCGCGGCGTGAACCCTGTTTCGAAGAGACGTCGATCGCTGGCGAGCCGCTCCGACATGGCCGCAACCAGCGATCGCTCGGCCGGGCTCAGACCCGCAGTCTCCACCCTGGCGAGGCGATCGAGTGTTCGCCCCTCGAGCTCATAGCGTGCAACGCACCATTCCGGGCTGAGGTCGGGCAGACCATGGCCGATGGGGGCGCCAATGGCCTGCGCTGCCGTCGGCTCATGCGGAGCGAGCTCTCCGACGAAGTCATCGGCGATGTCCCACGGCGTCTCCGTCCGGTTCACGATGACGCCTCCGAGGCGGCGCGAACGACACGACCGCCCTGCATCACCCAGTCAAGGGTGCGCAGAGCGGATACGCTCTGCGTCGGATCCTCGCGCATCGCGATCAGGTCGCCGCGGGCGCCGACGGACACACGACCGAGGCGCTGATCTCCGATGAGCTCAGCGGCGGCGCTCGTCGCCGAGACCAGGACTTCACGTGCGGTCATCCCTGCCTCCTCCATGAACTCCATTTCTCGCACCGTCGCGGTCGTACCGTCATACGCTGCAGCGGGCGGCATATCGGTTCCCATCGCAATGCGAACTCCGCTCGCGATGGCGTGCTGCAGGCTCTCCCAGTGGCGGGGACCGGCTGACAGCGCGCGTTCTTTCATCCAGTGGGGCGCGCCCATCGCGTCGAAGAACTCGTCGCAGCGGCTCACAGTGATGGTGGGGACGTACCAGACGCCGCGCTCGGCCATCAGGTCGGTGACCTCTCGAGTCAGCTCATACCCGTGCTCGACGCAGTCCAGACCGAGTTCAATTGCCCGCAAGAGCGTCGCAGACGGACCGACATGCGCCGTCACTTTGCGGCCCCAGTCATGAGCCACGGCAATCACCGCCGCCATTTCGTCATCGAAGAGTTGGGGGGTATGGATCTCCTCGTGCTCGCCGGCGATGCCACCGGAGATGCAGACCTTGATCAGGTCTGCCCCTCCGCGAATCTGCAGTCGGGTGAGCCGGCGAAAGTCGTCGGCGCCGTCACCCTCCACGGCATCGGAGTCCCAGCCGTGCCCGCCGGTGCAGCACAGGGCCTGTCCGGCGGTGATGATGTTGGGGCCGTCGACCAGGCCCGCTCGGATCGCGCGGCGCAGAGAGAAGTCCAGGCCGCGGCTCTCCCCCACCAGCCGGGTCGTCGTGACACCCGCGTGCAGCGTGCGCCGCGCCGAATCCGCCATCACGAGCAGCAGGTCCGAATCCTCACCTGAGCGGATGAGATCGCCCGCTGCTCCGGGGAGTGCGAGTCCCAGGTGGACGTGAGCATTCACCAGTCCGGGCGAGACGAAGCCGCCTTCCAAATCGATCTCGCGCACGGCCAATCCAGACGCGAAAGAGGCGCGCACCTCTGCCAGTCCGCCGACCGCGCTGATGACGCCGTCGGGGCCGATGCCCACCGCTTCGAGGTCATCGCGGACCTCGATCCCGTCGAAGAACTTCGCTCCTCGCACAATGGTCGGCTGACGCTCTGCGAGTGAGCTGTCGAGGGTCGAACGATTCACGCGAGTTCTCCAATCGGTTCGGGCTGTCCTGGGAGCTGCTTTTCGGGGGTGATCTCTGGGATCGCCGAGATCAATGTGCGGGTGTATTCGTGAGCGGGGTGTTCCCAGAGCGCCTCTGAGGCCCCTTCCTCAACGATCTTGCCCGCGTACATCACGGCGGTCCGGTCGGCAATCGCGCGAACGAGGGAGAGATCGTGGGAGATGAAGAGCATCCCCATGCCGAGTTCACGCACGAGTTCAGTGAGCAGAGTGACGATCTGAGCGGCCGAGAACGCGTCCAGGGCGGTGACCGGCTCATCCGCGACGATCACCCGGGGCCGCGAGGCCAGTGCACGAGCGATCGCCAATCGCTGACGTTGACCGCCCGAGAACTGATGCGGGTACTTGCCGAGTGCCGTTGCATCGAGGCCGACGAGATCGAGCAACCGTTCAGCCTCGTGACGCGGCGCTCGCTCGCGCGCTGACCGCGGAACGCCGTCGAGGAGCTGGCTCGCTACCGTGCGACGCGGGCTGAGGGAGGCGTAGGGATTCTGGAACACCATCTGCAGGCCGAGTGCAGATCCACGTCTCCGCCGCATGCCGAGCGTGGGGACCTCCTGTCCCTCGAAGAGCGCACGACCCTCGGTCGGAGCATCGATCCCCATGGCGACGCGGGCCAGCGACGACTTTCCGCACCCGGATTCCCCGACAAGGCCGAGCACCTCACCCGCTTCGAGCTGCAGGCTGACCCCGTCGACCGCGATCACTGGCGGAGCTCCGGCGCGTTTGTGCACGACGCGCACGTCCTGCAATTCGAGCACACTCATTGCGCCGCTCCGTTCTCTGAGAGGTCGCCCACGTCAGCGGGTTCGGCGCGGTCGACACGTTCGGCCAGGGACTGAAATCTGGCCTCGATGAGAGACCGCGTGTACTCCTGTTGCGGTCTATTGAGCACATCGGCCGTCACCCCGGACTCGACGACGGCTCCGTTGCGGAAGATGTAGCTGCGGTCCGTGACCGATGACAGCACTCCGAGATCGTGAGTGATGAACAGGATCGAGAGCCCCATCTCGCGACTCAGTCGGTCGAACAATCGCAGCACCCCAGCCTGCACCGTCACGTCGAGCGCGGTCGTCGGCTCGTCCGCAATGATGAGCTTCGGATCGCACGCGAGTGCGATCGCAATCGCGGCACGCTGTCGCTGCCCGCCCGAGAACTGGTGCGGGTACGCACTCAGTGCCGTCTTCGGGTTCGGGATGCGCACCTGGTGCAGCAACTCGACCGCACGTGCGTTCGCGGCGGCTCTACTGAGACCGAGGTGGTAGCGCAGGTGTTCGGTGATCTGGGTCCCGATCCGGAGCAGCGGGTGCAACGAGGATCCCGGATCCTGGAACACCATTGAGATCTCACGACCTCGCACGCGGTTCATCTCCTCGGCCGACAGTTGCAGCAGATCCCGTCCACCGAACATGATCTCCCCGCCGGTCTGTGCACTCGGCGGGAGCAAGCCGAGCACGGCGGACGAGGTCATCGTCTTCCCAGAACCAGACTCACCCGCGAGACCCACGATCTCGCCCTGCTTCACCTCGATACTGGCGTCGCGCACCACCTCGACCGCTCCATTCGGCGTGGGCAGGCTGATGCGCAGCCCCCGGATTTCAAGCAGCGTCTCAGCCATCAGCGGCGTCCGTTCCGTGAACGCGGGTCCAGGACATCCTGCAACCCGTCACCCAACATGTTGAATGCGAGCACGATCGTGAAGATAGCCAGTCCGGGGAACAGGCTGGTCCACCAGTTCCCGAGATTCTGCGACCCGAGCGCGATCATGGCTCCCCACTCGGGCACCGGAGGCCGCGGACCGAGGCCGAGGAATGACAGCGCAGCGAGCATCAGAATGGCGTTTCCCAGCTCGATCGTCGCCATGACGAGCGCGGGACCAGCGCTGTTCGGGATGACATCCTTGATCAGGCTCTTCCACAGCCCGGAACCGAGGAGACGCCCCGATACGACATACTCCTGGCTCCGCACGCTCAGCACAGAGCTCCGGATGATTCGGGCGTACAGCGGCCAGGACACGATGACGAGAGCCAGAACCGCATTTCCGGTGCTCGGTCCGAAGGCTGCACTGACCGCCATCGCCAGGATGATGCTCGGAAAGGCCAGCACCAGATCCGCGATGCGCATGAGCACGTTGTCGACGGCGCGGCCCAGGTACCCGGCGAGCAGTCCGACCGTGCCCCCGACGAGCAGCGAGATGCTGACGATGATGACGGCGAGCGGCAACGACAGTCGCGAACCGTAGAGCAGTCGGCTGAGCACGTCACGACCGAGTTCGTCGGTACCGAGGACGAACTCTCCTCCGGGGGCCTGGAACAGGGGCCCGACCGATTTCAGCGGGTCGAACGGTGCGATCACCGGGGCGAGAGCTGCGATCAGCGCCCACACGAGGATCACGGCGATCGCGATGATCGTCCACGGCCGACGCCAGGGTGAGGAGAACTGTCGTCGGAGCACACGCTCGGCGCGTGCCGCGCTCATCGGGCGAACGGTACCAATCAGTCCGGTGCTCATGCGTGTCCAATCCTGGGATCGATGATTCCGGCGAGCACGTCGACGATGAGATTGATCACCGTGTACACGATCGCGATGAAGAGCGTGACGCCGAGAATCGACTGAAGGTCGAGTGACAGTGCGCTCCGATAGGCGTAGTTGCCGAGACCCGGCCAGCTGATGACCTGCTCGACGAGCACGGCACCGCCGAGAAGCGACGCGAACATCAGCCCGGTGACCGTGAGGATCGGGAGCAGTCCTGCCTTGAACAGGTGCCTCCACACGATGGTTCGTCTCGGAAGGCCCTTTGCGACCGCCGACCGCACGAAGTCCGAGTCCATCACCTCCAGCATCGCCGAGCGGACAAAGCGCAGGAGGGCTGAGACGGTGAGCAGCGCCAGGATTCCCACGGGCAGGACCAGGTGCCACACCGCGTCGGCGAACACGTTGAACTGCCCGGCAAGCAGCGCATCGATGGTGTACATCCCGGTGACGGACGGGGGCGGATCGAAGTCGTTGGACAGCCTGCCGCCACTCGGCAGCCAGCCGAGCACGTAGAAGAACAGGTAGAGCGCGAGAAGCGCGAGCCAGAACGGGGGTGTGGACAGTCCGGCGAGGGAGAACACGCGAATGCCGTTATCGGCTGCCGTGCCCTTGCGCAGAGCCGAGTACACTCCGAGTCCGATCGCGATCACGACGGCGATGATCATTGCCGGAATCGCGATCTCGAACGTTGCTGGGATGTACTGCTGGAGATCCTGCAGCACCGGTCGGTTCGTCTGCTGAGAGATCCCGAGATCTCCGCGCAGGATGTTCGCGAGGTAGGTTCCGTACTGGACGATGAGCGGCTGATCGAGCCCCCACTTCCGCTCGAACGCCTCACGGATCTCCGGGTCGTCGTACGCCTGCGGGGAAAGGTTCGCGGCGGCTGGGTCGCCGGGAACAACACTCACCAGCAGGAAGGTGATCACTGTGATCCCCCACAGCAGGATGAGCGCACTGCCCAAACGCTTGGCAATCATGGTGAGAAGCGGTGGCACCTGACGGTTCCCTTCTGATCGTGGTTCCGGATCCGGACTGGCGTGCAGTCCGGATCCGGCGCAGCACGGAGTTACTTGGTCCCGACCCGCGGCAGATCGACGATCCATCCGGCCGGTGAGTACTCGGTGTTCGTGAGATCGGCCGTCGCCACGGCGATACCCGAGTTGTTGGCGAGTGGGATGAACGGCGAGTGCGCGTTCATCTGCACCTGCCACTCCTCCATAGCGCCGCTGCGTTCCTCGATGGTCGTCGCCGCGAGCACGGCGTCGCCGGCCGCGATGACGGCAGGATCGGCCCGCTCGACGGTCCAGCCGGTGCGGAGTGCCGTACCGGCTCCCGGAGCCATATTGTTCACGAGCGAGGCGGCGACCGGGTAGTTCAGGCTGCTCGGGGTG
Above is a genomic segment from Leucobacter rhizosphaerae containing:
- a CDS encoding NAD(P)/FAD-dependent oxidoreductase, translating into MSSRVDALVIGGGLLGCATAWMIARDGGTVMLAERDQINQHASGQNAGSLHYQLEYRMMEHGIEAARKAAEAMPLHLDAARLWSRLAEETGEAIDVRRTGGFMLAETTAQARLLEQKAEIERAWGLDVQMLDGSEAREIAPYLSESIVAAAFCPLEGKADTRTAAPALARAAIRAGADIRSRCEVTSLRRDGSGWRATLAEGVAEHRTTREVHAKAVVIAAGVWTTALGDMVDAVLPTIPLALTMTASVRTPSFIAHLVQHAGTRLSLKQVPDGNVLIGGGWAARLLRAADGQPDFATRPEFMRESLAGNIDAAIAVVPQLGRIPALRSWVGTTTVTPDQLPLVGPVPGAPGVFVATGGSAFTLGPSFAEVLTDLVAGRLPATDLSSFRPQRYQEEHA
- a CDS encoding dihydrodipicolinate synthase family protein, yielding MDRSSVNWTGYIPAITTPFSQTGALDLDAFAEQMSWLVAERMHGVILAGTSGEWFSLSSEERASLFAAGAAFRSDDLVVIGACNAFTAAEAIAHAHAAERAGLDGILLTPPPYVVPNRREIVAFYRAVSDATDIPITVYNWPRGCVVDMGVELLDELADLEHVVAVKNSTGDFSAFLDGMYRLESRVRYFGLPSSELGADLALLGHGDGLMGSGGVLGADQPDFWRAIAAGDRARAIALGERDRVLMLSWFHPDYGAQFGNQQAIMKTALKLRGVPAGYVRDPLLELTAEEVDRVARTLQGLGIETQPVP
- a CDS encoding YybH family protein, encoding MTAITGAQELVDTIEALYQGLGDREAFDRRLHPTVTVWETADPRLLRGIAELDELRGPAIPAAARTAPVPIVTPTHIVSDAWGDTGVVRYVLEVRADERSPVTETVRVTDVLRRDDHGWRIVHHHAQDLDPGTS
- a CDS encoding DUF885 domain-containing protein, with amino-acid sequence MNRTETPWDIADDFVGELAPHEPTAAQAIGAPIGHGLPDLSPEWCVARYELEGRTLDRLARVETAGLSPAERSLVAAMSERLASDRRLFETGFTPRLVAPLASPAHTVRESFDGVIIDAAHGRAVVERLEAVPETLQQLQRRLIWAAEEGARGTFAGGGVVAERQLEVLAGQIDGWLDPDGMDFFRSMPIAADAPADLVVRARTAQDRASHAYTAFAEFLRGPLRLEAPTNDAVGASVYLATARSFLGADVDLDELSAYGWSELDRLVARATQVAARVLGVAERDETSEPASALLRRAAARLDEDQAGALSDESAIRAWLESRIGDTISALDGAAFDIPPAIHDVVCDVTRAAAGVVYYTPGAPDGSHPARVVWTIPRDETSISTWKEVTSMHHEGVPGHHLEHTINRANVALHPWQRALCEVHGYAEGWAHYSEQLSEELGLLRSDGELLGMLLGQIWRAVRVIADIGLHTGRPVPENRFTTELEWTPELARRMLVELALTSEQTAQFEVDRYLAWPGQALAFKAGQRLWNGLREDAEARGDFDLKTFHHDALSWGPMGLAPLAELLANSGRTSTTDTAKDSI
- a CDS encoding metal-dependent hydrolase family protein, giving the protein MGIGPDGVISAVGGLAEVRASFASGLAVREIDLEGGFVSPGLVNAHVHLGLALPGAAGDLIRSGEDSDLLLVMADSARRTLHAGVTTTRLVGESRGLDFSLRRAIRAGLVDGPNIITAGQALCCTGGHGWDSDAVEGDGADDFRRLTRLQIRGGADLIKVCISGGIAGEHEEIHTPQLFDDEMAAVIAVAHDWGRKVTAHVGPSATLLRAIELGLDCVEHGYELTREVTDLMAERGVWYVPTITVSRCDEFFDAMGAPHWMKERALSAGPRHWESLQHAIASGVRIAMGTDMPPAAAYDGTTATVREMEFMEEAGMTAREVLVSATSAAAELIGDQRLGRVSVGARGDLIAMREDPTQSVSALRTLDWVMQGGRVVRAASEASS
- a CDS encoding ABC transporter ATP-binding protein, which encodes MSVLELQDVRVVHKRAGAPPVIAVDGVSLQLEAGEVLGLVGESGCGKSSLARVAMGIDAPTEGRALFEGQEVPTLGMRRRRGSALGLQMVFQNPYASLSPRRTVASQLLDGVPRSARERAPRHEAERLLDLVGLDATALGKYPHQFSGGQRQRLAIARALASRPRVIVADEPVTALDAFSAAQIVTLLTELVRELGMGMLFISHDLSLVRAIADRTAVMYAGKIVEEGASEALWEHPAHEYTRTLISAIPEITPEKQLPGQPEPIGELA
- a CDS encoding ABC transporter ATP-binding protein, which codes for MAETLLEIRGLRISLPTPNGAVEVVRDASIEVKQGEIVGLAGESGSGKTMTSSAVLGLLPPSAQTGGEIMFGGRDLLQLSAEEMNRVRGREISMVFQDPGSSLHPLLRIGTQITEHLRYHLGLSRAAANARAVELLHQVRIPNPKTALSAYPHQFSGGQRQRAAIAIALACDPKLIIADEPTTALDVTVQAGVLRLFDRLSREMGLSILFITHDLGVLSSVTDRSYIFRNGAVVESGVTADVLNRPQQEYTRSLIEARFQSLAERVDRAEPADVGDLSENGAAQ
- a CDS encoding ABC transporter permease, with amino-acid sequence MSAARAERVLRRQFSSPWRRPWTIIAIAVILVWALIAALAPVIAPFDPLKSVGPLFQAPGGEFVLGTDELGRDVLSRLLYGSRLSLPLAVIIVSISLLVGGTVGLLAGYLGRAVDNVLMRIADLVLAFPSIILAMAVSAAFGPSTGNAVLALVIVSWPLYARIIRSSVLSVRSQEYVVSGRLLGSGLWKSLIKDVIPNSAGPALVMATIELGNAILMLAALSFLGLGPRPPVPEWGAMIALGSQNLGNWWTSLFPGLAIFTIVLAFNMLGDGLQDVLDPRSRNGRR
- a CDS encoding ABC transporter permease; its protein translation is MIAKRLGSALILLWGITVITFLLVSVVPGDPAAANLSPQAYDDPEIREAFERKWGLDQPLIVQYGTYLANILRGDLGISQQTNRPVLQDLQQYIPATFEIAIPAMIIAVVIAIGLGVYSALRKGTAADNGIRVFSLAGLSTPPFWLALLALYLFFYVLGWLPSGGRLSNDFDPPPSVTGMYTIDALLAGQFNVFADAVWHLVLPVGILALLTVSALLRFVRSAMLEVMDSDFVRSAVAKGLPRRTIVWRHLFKAGLLPILTVTGLMFASLLGGAVLVEQVISWPGLGNYAYRSALSLDLQSILGVTLFIAIVYTVINLIVDVLAGIIDPRIGHA